One Malus domestica chromosome 11, GDT2T_hap1 genomic region harbors:
- the LOC139189390 gene encoding uncharacterized protein, giving the protein MSQDIYSERPLFGDVITSTFFLRFEDVSNIRQVPDHQETFVDPTGDESLTFELLELKHAVGDNGSANWFLQDIATEQDADGSMVIEQSGVIKAPRLCYRNTHAVVTTIVGQMEALARAPN; this is encoded by the coding sequence ATGTCCCAAGATATCTACTCTGAGCGCCCCTTGTTCGGTGATGTCATCACTAGCACATTCTTTCTCAGATTCGAGGATGTGAGTAACATTCGACAAGTTCCCGATCACCAGGAGACTTTTGTGGACCCTACCGGGGATGAAAGCTTGACCTTTGAGCTTTTGGAATTGAAGCATGCAGTCGGCGACAATGGAAGTGCCAACTGGTTTCTTCAGGACATTGCCACTGAGCAAGATGCTGACGGAAGCATGGTGATCGAGCAGTCTGGCGTAATTAAGGCCCCCAGATTGTGTTATAGAAACACACATGCTGTTGTTACGACTATTGTTGGCCAAATGGAGGCTCTAGCGCGAGCGCCGAACTGA